In Onychostoma macrolepis isolate SWU-2019 chromosome 04, ASM1243209v1, whole genome shotgun sequence, one DNA window encodes the following:
- the LOC131539419 gene encoding gastrula zinc finger protein XlCGF8.2DB-like isoform X1, protein MKIEETFRVKHEDTEEQIKIVFIKEEGEDMKIEEAFRVKREDTEEQTDLMTVKEESRDLTEREENNIKHDSITGEEYFSCLQTEKTCSQKRAQKTGTTSNFICQQCGKSFRKNGNLKVHMRIHTGEKPYTCQQCAKSFPRIDSLKSHMRIHTGEKPFVCGLCGKRFSHKATFYSHMRIHTGEKPYTCKLCGKTLNQKAKLKIHMRVHTGEKPFTCDQCGKCFPYKESLNKHMKIHLRESCFICHQCGMSFTDRNHLKRHIMTHIGHEPFMCYDCGKIFIKKANLKTHMRAHI, encoded by the exons atgaagattgaagaaacattcagagtcaaacatgaagatactgaggaacaaataaagattgtgtttattaaagaggagggCGAAGACATGAAAATTGAAGAAGCATTCAGAGTCAAACgtgaagatactgaggaacaaacag ACCTGATGACAGTGAAGGAGGAGAGTCGAGATCTTACTGAAAGGGAAGAGAACAATATTAAACATGATTCCATAACTGGAGAAGAATATTTTAGTTGTTTACAGACTGAAAAGACTTGCTCTCAAAAAAGAGCTCAGAAGACTGGAACTACAAGTAATTTCatctgccaacagtgtggaaagagttttagaAAAAACGGAAACcttaaagtccacatgagaattcacactggagagaagccttacacctgccaacagtgtgcaAAGAGCTTCCCACGAATTGATAGTCTTAAGagtcacatgagaattcacactggagagaagccattTGTATGTGGTCTATGTGGAAAACGTTTCTCACATAAAGCAACCTTTTATAGTCatatgagaattcacactggagagaagccttacacctGCAAACTGTGTGGAAAAACCTTGAATCAAAAAGCAAAACTCAAgattcacatgagagttcacactggagagaaacctttcacatgtgatcagtgtggcaAATGTTTCCCATATAAAGAAAGCCTTAATAAGCACATGAAGATCCACTTAAGAGAGAGCTGTTTTATATGTCATCAGTGTGGAATGAGTTTCACAGACAGGAATCACCTTAAGAGGCACATAATGACTCACATTGGACACGAGCCTTTTATGTGTTATGACTGTGGAAagattttcataaaaaaagcaAACCTCAAGACTCACATGAGAGCTCACATTTGA
- the LOC131539419 gene encoding gastrula zinc finger protein XlCGF49.1-like isoform X2, which produces MTVKEESRDLTEREENNIKHDSITGEEYFSCLQTEKTCSQKRAQKTGTTSNFICQQCGKSFRKNGNLKVHMRIHTGEKPYTCQQCAKSFPRIDSLKSHMRIHTGEKPFVCGLCGKRFSHKATFYSHMRIHTGEKPYTCKLCGKTLNQKAKLKIHMRVHTGEKPFTCDQCGKCFPYKESLNKHMKIHLRESCFICHQCGMSFTDRNHLKRHIMTHIGHEPFMCYDCGKIFIKKANLKTHMRAHI; this is translated from the coding sequence ATGACAGTGAAGGAGGAGAGTCGAGATCTTACTGAAAGGGAAGAGAACAATATTAAACATGATTCCATAACTGGAGAAGAATATTTTAGTTGTTTACAGACTGAAAAGACTTGCTCTCAAAAAAGAGCTCAGAAGACTGGAACTACAAGTAATTTCatctgccaacagtgtggaaagagttttagaAAAAACGGAAACcttaaagtccacatgagaattcacactggagagaagccttacacctgccaacagtgtgcaAAGAGCTTCCCACGAATTGATAGTCTTAAGagtcacatgagaattcacactggagagaagccattTGTATGTGGTCTATGTGGAAAACGTTTCTCACATAAAGCAACCTTTTATAGTCatatgagaattcacactggagagaagccttacacctGCAAACTGTGTGGAAAAACCTTGAATCAAAAAGCAAAACTCAAgattcacatgagagttcacactggagagaaacctttcacatgtgatcagtgtggcaAATGTTTCCCATATAAAGAAAGCCTTAATAAGCACATGAAGATCCACTTAAGAGAGAGCTGTTTTATATGTCATCAGTGTGGAATGAGTTTCACAGACAGGAATCACCTTAAGAGGCACATAATGACTCACATTGGACACGAGCCTTTTATGTGTTATGACTGTGGAAagattttcataaaaaaagcaAACCTCAAGACTCACATGAGAGCTCACATTTGA